The Vigna unguiculata cultivar IT97K-499-35 chromosome 1, ASM411807v1, whole genome shotgun sequence nucleotide sequence GAGAGCAGTGTCATCTAGTTAAGCTTGGGACCATGGGTGAATATGGTACCCCAAATATTGATATTGAGGAAGGTTATATTACCATTACTCACAATGGAAGGACAGACACGTTGCCATATCCCAAACAAGCGAGCTCATTCTATCATCTAAGCAAGGTACATGATTCACATAACATAGCTTTCACTTGCAAAGCTTGGGGCATTCGAGCAACTGACTTGAATCAAGGAGTGGTGTATGGGGTAAGGACAGATGAGACTGCACTGCATGAAGAGCTGTATAACAGGTTTGATTATGATGGAATATTTGGAACTGCATTGAATCGGTTCTGTGTTCAGGCTGCTGTTGGTCATCCTCTGACTGTGTATGGTAAAGGAGGCCAGGTAACATAccctcattattttatttatttgttattgataCGCAGAAGAGTGACTTTTGATGATTGTTATGGAAAGGATTTGACAATATTTCAACTGGGGCatgtttatattatatgtataatgTATTGTCTATTAGACCACTGAGAAGAATCAAAGAGCATCGATGGAGCTCCACATTTTTCTTTGAAACTTAAGGGTAACTGTATTAAACAAGTCCTGCCTTTTGGTTCTTGGTAACCTCAAGTAGTGCATTTTGCAACAAAATCTAGATATTTGAGACTCATTGATAATAACCGTGAATAGTGTTTGCCAATATTATACAGAACTAATGTTGATTTCATCTGCCTTTTGCACCTTGTTCTGCTGAGATTTTAACAACACGATTTGATTCTTCTGTTGCTCTATTTTCTTACACTTCTGATCATCTGTCTGTAGGAGAACTTCTGAATTCCCTGATACTAATTTTTTGTCTGTATTTTGTAATACACATATTTCAGACTAGAGGCTTCCTTGACATAAGAGATACAGTTCAATGTGTTGAGCTTGCCATTGCAAACCCTGCGAAACCAGGGGAGTTCCGAGTCTTCAACCAATTCACTGAGCAGTTTTCAGTCAATCAGCTTGCCAATCTTGTTACCAAAGCTGGTGAGAAGCTAGGCCTTGATGTGAAAACTATCCATGTGCCTAATCCAAGAGTTGAAGCAGAAGAGCATTACTACAATTGCAAGAACACTAAACTTGTTGATCTGGGACTGAAACCGCACTTTCTTTCAGATTCTCTCCTTGATTCATTGCTGAACTTTGCTGTTCAGTACAAGGACCGTGTTGACACAAAACAAATTATGCCTAGTGTGTCTTGGAAAAAGATTGGGGTCAAAACAAAAACTGTTACAACCTAAGAAGATGGGGTTAGTACATGGCTGCAGGCATAATTGTATATCCTGCATGATGTGTTAGGTTATGTTATGCTGCATTGCCGTGAATACTAAATTTTTGTACTATATGATTTCTGTGAAACCTTTATAGCTCATACCCTCTTTATGTAGAACACATTTTCATGGTTCAACTGTTCCACAATATCCATATTCGAATGTAGGTactgtttccttttttttttttttcaatgaataaataatgataattttatatttttagcatATTAATGGAATATTGAAGTGCATCCAAGTGTTGATTAAGTGGCATTTACTAACCTTTGAAGTAATATGAAGACATTCCGGTCTTTGGAAAGCAATTTTATTTGAGATATGGTCAGTTTAATTTAAAGAATGCAACAGATGGAAAGGGCAAGttcaaatataagaaattataaatatttaactagATATACTCACCCTGTAAATTTATGAGTACAGAGAAACTAATATGGATTGATGCCAGTGGTTCATGTTTTTCTAAATAGTCAAAATACGTgttcaaaatcataatttttttaactagcAAAACACATTGTCGTGAATGTGTATTTGTATTtcataatatcatatttaaataagtCATAAGTTAATGTAAATTTTTGTGGTAATAATTAATTGTCTTTTGTAGACAGCATTTATAAGATACtggataatattatttttttatttaatttttctttggttaaaaaaatacaatagagAATGATTTggttaaataaaagtttaaaagagTGTCTTTTAAAGAGTATGTGCAGTTATTTAAATACTTTCATGTTAAAGAAATAACAATTCTGGATAGTTTTAAAAAACGAAAATGTAGATACCAAACTTAAGTAATAATAAATCACACCTTATTTTTAAGCAAAAGTTATCCATGGCTTTTGTTTCGTGCACCCATTGTaacggtaaaaaaaaaaagcactaAAATTCcctaaatatataatttaatctctagtcttttttttttttatcagcatttAATCTCTAGTCTTAATTCTTCTTCTACTCAATTTCAAGTTTTTTCTGTCGAGCATGTTtatgaaagtttataaaaatgagtgattgatttgataaattaaaaaattattttaagtaataaaaataaaagattatcattttaattttgatcattaaaataaattttacttattttaaattacgttagaataaaatatgaattattatttaaagtaaaaaaaaaactaaaattgatcaaattatattaaattaaaatgaatttggtATTAATTAAGTCTAAAAAAATACTGAtcatttgtataaataaaaataagtaataacttaaatttaaatactttttataaaaatgtaaactGTAAAGAggagataataaaataatgtattttaataaaaataaaacatgttttGGTACATCAATAAGTCACACATCGCTTAGGAGTCGATGTCAAGTAcagtttaaatattatttcctCCTTCTACTATCTGACGATGCactttttaaagacaaaaccgTGATGAAATTTCACTTTACTCCAAATCGGATAATACCTCGAAAGACCGAATTGGTTTGAATCGGTTCAAAatcaatgaataaaaaaaattataaaactttattattattattattgcctatattattaatattattactattatttatattattatttatattatttatattattattattttattactattactattattcattttatttcttatcatttttaatatctataaattTAGATGAGAAAAGCTAAAagagatttaaataaaaaaattacaaagataaaaaatataaaaaaataaagtagacagtttttaagtataaaattcaaacactaaaatttatacaactaaaaaaattgaaagagtaaaataaaacatgaaaacaaaTAAGTTTAAGTCAAACTTAATGCAGGTAATAATACAAAGATTACGTATATGAATTCCCAagtattcaattttattgttcATTATTTCCTTATGCCCCAATTGACAGTAGGACTACCACTGGGTGTCTTGGTTCATCttcatgtaaaatattattttcttttcaaatcgtatcagaaaattaattaattcttacATGTCCTCTAGTGAGGATAAAAAATTCGacgaataaaaaagaaaaggatgataaaatttagtttaagaTGAGGGCTATGCATGTATATTCTTATCGTTATCATTTAACAACTCATTAGAATATAATATGGAACACTAATATCATTATGAtcctatattttataattcactACAAATGACCTAAATgtacatttataaatttattatttggaATGTCCTTTTTCTCATCCTAAATTTCTTATATGACTAGGTTATATTTGGACAaacttttctataaatttttttatgaaaaaataaaaatgaatattcataactaaaaatttatttatttacaaattaatttgt carries:
- the LOC114192617 gene encoding UDP-sulfoquinovose synthase, chloroplastic: MAQLLSSSYSLTICSRNKPYLKPFKQCSTPFSMTVSCNNPKPSSRGFFLQEQKLRKHSLVVHAAAVSTNQETPVQTSSGNPFKPQRVMVIGGDGYCGWATALHLSNKGYEVSIVDNLVRRLFDHQLGLESLTPISSIQNRLHCWKSLTGKNIELYIGDICDFEFLSETFKTFEPDAVVHFGEQRSAPYSMIDRSRAVYTQQNNVVGTLNVLFAIKEFREQCHLVKLGTMGEYGTPNIDIEEGYITITHNGRTDTLPYPKQASSFYHLSKVHDSHNIAFTCKAWGIRATDLNQGVVYGVRTDETALHEELYNRFDYDGIFGTALNRFCVQAAVGHPLTVYGKGGQTRGFLDIRDTVQCVELAIANPAKPGEFRVFNQFTEQFSVNQLANLVTKAGEKLGLDVKTIHVPNPRVEAEEHYYNCKNTKLVDLGLKPHFLSDSLLDSLLNFAVQYKDRVDTKQIMPSVSWKKIGVKTKTVTT